DNA sequence from the Caminibacter pacificus genome:
GAGTAATTCTCCAAAAACGCTTGAGCTTTGCGAAGAAATAGGAATTAATCCTATAAAAGCCAATGAAAATTCCAAAATCAGATATATTTACGATGATAAACTTTATCAAATTCCGTTAAAACCTATTGAGTTTTTAAAAAGCGATATTTTAAGTTTTTTTGGAAAACTTAGAGTTGCTATGGAGTTTTTTGTAGAGCCGATTTGTGATAGGGAAGAGACGGTTGCCGAATTTGCGACAAGACGTCTTGGAAAAGAGTTTAATAGACGTATGATGACACCTATGCTTGCGGGAATATATGCTTCCACTCCCGAAAAAACATCAATGAACGCGGCATTTCCTAAACTTAAAAAAATAGAGTGTGAGTACGGGAGTCTTTTTAAAGGGATGATAAAACTAAAAAGAGGCGGACAGCCAAGCGGAGAGCTTCATTCGTTTGAATGGGGAATGAGTGAGTTTATCGAAAAACTTATATCAAAGACAAAAGCTAATTTCGTTGAAAAAGAGATTATTGATATTGATGAGCTTGATGAATTTGATAAAGTGGTAATAGCGACTCCTTCGTACAATGCTGCGGAAATATTGGCAAAATATGAAAATTTAAGCGGATTACTTAAAAAAATAGAATATAATCCCGTAGCGATTGTCGGATTTGATTATGAAGAAATTAAACCGGTTTGTTTCGGGATTTTGACGGTAAAAGATAAATCGCTTGGAATTTTGATGGATAAATATATTTTTCCGAATAGAAACGCTATTAGAGTAATGGTCGGGGGTGCGAGATATCCGGAGATTAAAAATATGAGTGAAGAGGAGATTATAAAAATCGCTGAAAATGACGTGGCGAAAATTACGGGAGCTCAAAAACCGAGTTTTAAATGGATAAAAATACATAAAAACGCAATACCGAATTACTCTTTGGGACATCAAAAATTGGTTGATGAGATTATGAAAGAAGCGGAAAAAATAGGAATTTATTTAACCGGAAACGCTTATAAGGGAGTTAGCTTTAACGATTGTATTAAAAATTCGTATGAGTTAGCTCAAAAATTAAAGGAGTCAAATGTTTGAAAATTTAAGTTATTCGCTTTTTGATTATTTTGATAAGATGCCTTTTGTTGTCAGTTATATTGCCGGGCTTTTGAGTTTTTTATCCCCTTGCGTATTACCATTGGTGCCTATTTATTTTTTTTATATAACCGGGATAAGTGCCAAAGAGCTGCAAGAAAGAGAACTTAACAAAAAGGAAAAAATAAAAATTTTTTTAAATTCTATGCTTTTTATTGCGGGATTCGGGGTGGTATTTATTTTATTGGGTGCGGCTGCTGCGAATTTGATAGGTAATATTTTTGCAAATAAATGGGTTAATATAATAGCCGGGATAGTAATCGTACTTTTCGGATTGAATGTCGGAGGGTTTATTAAGTTCAAGTTTTTACAATTTGAAAAAAGAGCCAATTTTCAAAATGCCGGAAGTTTTCTTTTAGGAGTCTCTTTTGCTCTTGGGTGGACGCCTTGTATCGGACCAATATTCGGAACGATTGTAGGAATTGCCGCTACAGAGCCAGCAAAATCGGTATTTATGATGATTTTATATACTTTAGGACTTGCAACTCCTTTTATTTTAATGGCATTTTTTACTGTTGCAAGTTTAAAACTTATAGAAAAAACTAAAAAATATATGGGGATAATAGAAAAAATAAGCGGACTTTTATTGATTGCCGTTGGAATTTATATTTTTTATAAAGGTATATCATGAAAAAAGTCGTTATTTTTTTAGGAGTTATGCTTTTTGCAAAAGATTTTGTCTTTTGCACGTCTTGTCATAACGGAAGAAAAGAGATAAAACTTTCGACTCTTACAAAGCAGGAAATAGTAAAAAAACTACATGAATTTAAAAGTTCAGAAAAAGGTACGATGAGCTATATTGCAAAAGGTTTAAGCGAAAAAGATATAAAAAAAGTCGCCGAAAAATACGGTAAGTAGATATAAGTAAAAGTTATAATTTTGAAATTTTGAGGAAATTGAGTATAATCATACTCGAAAATTTCTAAAAGGAGATTAAATGAAAAAATTACTTGTAATTGCAGCGGTAGCTGGTATGGCTTTTGCATATACTGATTGTGCTATGTGTCATAACGGTGGTATGGCTCAAAAACTTGACAAATTAACTCCAGCTCAAATCGTAAAAATGATGAAAGAATTCAAAGCTGGAAAAGGTAACCAAACAATGGTTGGAATCGCTCAAGGAATGAGTGATAAAGAAATTCAAGAAGCAGCTAAAAAATACGGGAAAAAATAATTTCCCAATTTTTTCTTTTTTCTTTTCAATAAGTGACTGACGCTAATAGTTCAATTGTGCTCTCTTATCTCTCGTAAGATTTTCAATTTATTAAAAAAGCCCGAAAAGGGCAAAAAAATTACTCGTGAGTTACAACCGGCATAGGCGGTTCATTTTTAAGTACTTTTTTAGCATTATGGTATTTTTTGTACATTTTCATTCTGTAATTATAGATGTCGTTCATTTCTCTGATATCTTGCATTACTTGGAAAACTCCGTGCCAATGAGCATAATCCGGACTACCCATTGCGGCTGCATGTCTGAATCTCGTACCTTCATAATGCCATAAATAATAGTACAATTTAAAAAACGGATCACTCCATAAATCTTCTTTAATTAGACCTTTTGATGCTAATGTTTTAAACATTTTTGAAGCAGAAGCTTCATATTGATTAAATACTTTTACAGCAGCGTCGCTTCTTTGGAAAAAGTTGTTTGTAAACGTTACTTGGTGACAAGCTAAACAAACTTTTTTCATATCGGCTCGGACCTTTAGGATTTCCTGTTTTTACATTTCCTCTAATTACGGTTTTTCCCGGTATGATTTTTCCTCCGCCTTGCCAATAAGCCCAACCTGCCGTTTCGTTTCCTCCGGTTCTTTCAAAACTTGAAGGCGCCCATAAATTCCATTTTAGTCTTAACGAAACATTATGAGTTGATTTTAATCCGTTTATATTACTC
Encoded proteins:
- the hemG gene encoding protoporphyrinogen oxidase, whose amino-acid sequence is MQKLAIVGGGISGLTLAYYLQNDYEITVFEKEKWGGKAYTQKVDKYLLEEGVNGFLSNSPKTLELCEEIGINPIKANENSKIRYIYDDKLYQIPLKPIEFLKSDILSFFGKLRVAMEFFVEPICDREETVAEFATRRLGKEFNRRMMTPMLAGIYASTPEKTSMNAAFPKLKKIECEYGSLFKGMIKLKRGGQPSGELHSFEWGMSEFIEKLISKTKANFVEKEIIDIDELDEFDKVVIATPSYNAAEILAKYENLSGLLKKIEYNPVAIVGFDYEEIKPVCFGILTVKDKSLGILMDKYIFPNRNAIRVMVGGARYPEIKNMSEEEIIKIAENDVAKITGAQKPSFKWIKIHKNAIPNYSLGHQKLVDEIMKEAEKIGIYLTGNAYKGVSFNDCIKNSYELAQKLKESNV
- a CDS encoding cytochrome c biogenesis CcdA family protein, whose protein sequence is MFENLSYSLFDYFDKMPFVVSYIAGLLSFLSPCVLPLVPIYFFYITGISAKELQERELNKKEKIKIFLNSMLFIAGFGVVFILLGAAAANLIGNIFANKWVNIIAGIVIVLFGLNVGGFIKFKFLQFEKRANFQNAGSFLLGVSFALGWTPCIGPIFGTIVGIAATEPAKSVFMMILYTLGLATPFILMAFFTVASLKLIEKTKKYMGIIEKISGLLLIAVGIYIFYKGIS
- a CDS encoding c-type cytochrome, coding for MKKVVIFLGVMLFAKDFVFCTSCHNGRKEIKLSTLTKQEIVKKLHEFKSSEKGTMSYIAKGLSEKDIKKVAEKYGK
- a CDS encoding cytochrome C; this encodes MKKLLVIAAVAGMAFAYTDCAMCHNGGMAQKLDKLTPAQIVKMMKEFKAGKGNQTMVGIAQGMSDKEIQEAAKKYGKK